In Cyclopterus lumpus isolate fCycLum1 chromosome 9, fCycLum1.pri, whole genome shotgun sequence, a single genomic region encodes these proteins:
- the LOC117736488 gene encoding serine/threonine-protein phosphatase 6 catalytic subunit isoform X1, which translates to MAPLDLDKYAEIAKQCKYLPENDLKRLCDYVCDLLLEESNVQPVSTPVTVCGDIHGQFYDLCELFRTGGQVPDTNYIFMGDFVDRGYYSLETFTYLLVLKAKWPDRITLLRGNHESRQITQVYGFYDECQTKYGNANAWRYCTKVFDMLTVAALMDEQILCVHGGLSPDIKTLDQIRTIERNQEIPHKGAFCDLVWSDPEDVDTWAISPRGAGWLFGAKVTNEFVHINNLKLICRAHQLVHEGYKFMFDEKLVTVWSAPNYCYRCGNIASIMVFKDANTREPKLFRAVPDSERVIPPRTTTPYFL; encoded by the exons ATGGCGCCTCTGGATCTGGATAAATATGCGGAGATTGCAAAACAGTGTAAATACCTCCCAGAAAATGACCTAAAG AGGTTATGTGACTATGTGTGTGACCTTCTGCTGGAAGAGTCCAATGTCCAGCCCGTTTCCACCCCTGTGACAGTCTGCGGGGACATACATGGACAG TTTTATGATCTTTGTGAACTCTTCCGAACTGGTGGCCAGGTTCCAGacacaaattacatatttatg GGAGACTTTGTTGACCGAGGATACTACAGCCTGGAGACGTTCACCTACCTGCTGGTGCTGAAAGCCAAATGGCCCGACCGCATCACTCTTCTTCGTGGAAACCATGAGAGCCGACAGATCACCCAAGTCTATGGCTTTTATG ATGAGTGCCAGACCAAGTATGGGAATGCAAATGCCTGGCGTTATTGTACCAAAGTGTTCGACATGTTGACGGTAGCCGCT ctGATGGACGAGCAGATACTGTGTGTCCACGGAGGCCTCTCCCCCGACATAAAAACTCTCGATCAAATTCGAACCATTGAGCGGAACCAGGAGATCCCCCACAAAGGAGCATTTTGTGATCTGGTGTGGTCAGACCCTGAAGATGTGGACACTTGGGCCATCAGCCCCAGAGGAGCTGGCTGGCTCTTTGGTGCAAAGGTCACCAACGAG TTTGTTCACATCAACAACCTGAAGCTGATCTGCAGGGCGCATCAACTTGTCCACGAAGGCTACAAGTTCATGTTCGATGAGAAGCTGGTCACAGTGTGGTCGGCTCCTAACTACTGCTATCGCTGTGGCAACATCGCCTCCATCATGGTCTTCAAAGACGCTAACACAAGAGAGCCAAAGCTCTTCAGAGCGGTGCCTGACTCTGAGAGGGTCATTCCACCTCGAACAACAACACCTTATTTCCTGTAA
- the LOC117736488 gene encoding serine/threonine-protein phosphatase 6 catalytic subunit isoform X2 yields the protein MGDFVDRGYYSLETFTYLLVLKAKWPDRITLLRGNHESRQITQVYGFYDECQTKYGNANAWRYCTKVFDMLTVAALMDEQILCVHGGLSPDIKTLDQIRTIERNQEIPHKGAFCDLVWSDPEDVDTWAISPRGAGWLFGAKVTNEFVHINNLKLICRAHQLVHEGYKFMFDEKLVTVWSAPNYCYRCGNIASIMVFKDANTREPKLFRAVPDSERVIPPRTTTPYFL from the exons atg GGAGACTTTGTTGACCGAGGATACTACAGCCTGGAGACGTTCACCTACCTGCTGGTGCTGAAAGCCAAATGGCCCGACCGCATCACTCTTCTTCGTGGAAACCATGAGAGCCGACAGATCACCCAAGTCTATGGCTTTTATG ATGAGTGCCAGACCAAGTATGGGAATGCAAATGCCTGGCGTTATTGTACCAAAGTGTTCGACATGTTGACGGTAGCCGCT ctGATGGACGAGCAGATACTGTGTGTCCACGGAGGCCTCTCCCCCGACATAAAAACTCTCGATCAAATTCGAACCATTGAGCGGAACCAGGAGATCCCCCACAAAGGAGCATTTTGTGATCTGGTGTGGTCAGACCCTGAAGATGTGGACACTTGGGCCATCAGCCCCAGAGGAGCTGGCTGGCTCTTTGGTGCAAAGGTCACCAACGAG TTTGTTCACATCAACAACCTGAAGCTGATCTGCAGGGCGCATCAACTTGTCCACGAAGGCTACAAGTTCATGTTCGATGAGAAGCTGGTCACAGTGTGGTCGGCTCCTAACTACTGCTATCGCTGTGGCAACATCGCCTCCATCATGGTCTTCAAAGACGCTAACACAAGAGAGCCAAAGCTCTTCAGAGCGGTGCCTGACTCTGAGAGGGTCATTCCACCTCGAACAACAACACCTTATTTCCTGTAA